The sequence CCCTCGCGGAGGTGCTCGCAGGGCGCGCGGCGCCCCTCGCCGGCCGCGTCCTCGTGGCGGGGCGCGACCCGCGCCGGAGCGCGGCGACGCGGGCGCAGATCGGCGTCCTTGCCGCCACGCCGGAGCTGCCCGACGGCGCGTCGGTGGCGTCCTGCATATCGGTCGCGCTCCGGGCCCGCGGCGCGCCCGCGATCGGCGCCGCGGCGCTCCTCGAGCCGCTCGGCGTGGCGCCGCTCCTCGCCCGCCGCGCCGCCTCGCTGAGCTTCTCCGAGGCCCGGGCGGTCGAGCTGTCGCTTGCCCTCGGGGTGCCGCGGCCGCTCCTGCTCTGCCTCGTCGAGCCGTTCGCCGACGTCGCCGTGCCGTCTCCGGAGCCGGTCCGAGAGCGCCTGCGCGCCCTCGCGGCAGCTGGCGCCTGCGTCGTGCTCGTCACGTCCTCGACCGTCGACGCGATCTCCCTCGCCGACCGCATCCACGTGCTCGATCGCGGCGTCATCGCGCGAACCGAGCCCGGCGCCGGCGAGCGCCTCGCCGCCGCCCCGGGCGCCGCCCCACCGGATGCGGGGCGGCCCGAGGTCGAGATCCACGTGCTCGTCCACGAGCGGGCGCCCGACGCGCCCGGCGCTCGCGCGCTCGCCGCGGCGCTCGCGAGCGCTCCCGCCGTGCGCGCGGGCGCATGGGAGCAGGGGCCGGCGGAGGCGTCGTCGACGCTGCGGATCCGGGCCGCGGACAGGGATGCGGCCGCGCTCGCGATCCTGGATGCGGCCGCGAGGGAGGACGTCACGCTCATCGCGATCTCCTCGCCGCCCCCGTCGATGCACGACGTGCGGGCGGCGACCGCGCTGCACCTGGCCGCCGTTCGCTCGCGCCGGCCCTTCGGCGCACCTGCGATCGAGGGCGCTGCCCCGCTGCCGGGCGCGCCCCAGGGGCCGTTCGCCGTGGCGGCCTTCGACGCACCGGCGCCGCCCGGCCCGGCAGCGCCGCCCAGCCGGCCGTCGGACGGCCCGTCCGCGCCCGCTGGCGAGCCGTTGTCGGCGCCCGGTGATGCCGCTTTCGGCGGACGGATCGGGGCCGACCCGCCGGGGGCCGACGGTTCGCCGCGCGCCGCGGAGACAGGACGCCACGATGGTGGGTGAGAGCGCATCGAGCGCCGCTGCGCGGCCGCTGCCTCCCGCGGAAGGGGGGGCCGAGCGGGGCGGGCCCGCGCTGACGGCGGTCCGCCTCGGGATGGAGATGACCCTGAGCCGCCTCCGCGCGCGGCGCCCGCTGCTGGCGTTCGGGCTCGGCGCCGCGCTCGCGCTCGCGGCCGCGGTCATCGAGGTCGCGTTCGGGTCTTCCGGGGCCGTGGACCGGGCGCTGCTCTCCACGTTCCGCCTCGCCACGCCGCTCACGATCTTCGCCCTCGCCGCCGACGCCGCCGATCGCACAACGCTGCGCGACGCGGCCTGGCCGGTGGCCCGCTTCGGCGCCCCGTCCCACCATGTCGCGCTCGGCATCGCCCTGGCCACGGCCCTCGCTTCCGCCCTCGTGGGAGCGCTGCTCGCCGCCGTCGTCGTCGCCGTCGCCCATGGTCCCGGCGCTGCGCCATTCGTCCGAGACATGCTCGTCAGTGGGTGGATCGGCGCGCTCACCGGAGCCGCCTACGCTGGCTGGTTCTCGCTCGGCGCGACCTTTTTCCGGCGCGGCGTCGGTCGCTTCGTGCCGCTCGCGGTCGATCTCCTGCTCGGTGGCTCGGCCGGGGTGATCGGCGCACTGTTGCCCCGAGGCAACGCCGTCAACCTCCTCGGCGGCCCGTCGCCGCTCGGGCTCGGGCAGCCCGCGAGCGCCGCCCTGCTCGCGTCGAGCGCCCTCGTCCTCGCGCTCGCCGCGGCGGCTCGCTGCAGGGAATAGCGCGCGGGCCGGGGCGGCGGGGCTCAGCTCGCCTTGCCCCGACCGGCTGCTTGACGTTCACGGCGATGGCGCGAGCGGCGCAAGAGGGATGGCTTCATCCGCTCGTTCACGTACTCTTCGGGGAATGACTCAGGAGCACGGGGACGACGAGGCCACCAAGGCGGTCAACGCGCCTCGATCGGTCCTGCTCGTCGGCTCGTCCGAGGCGCTGGCGGCGCGCTGCAGGGGGATGTGCCTGCGGGCTCGCGTCATGCTCATCGTCGAGAGCGACCTCGCGGCGCTGACGAACACGGCCGTGGAGCGGAAGCCGCTCGCGCTCTTGTTCCCCGACGACATCTACGCCTTCGACAGCGCGGAGTTCGACGCCTTGGCGCGCGACATCCAGGCCGCGGTGGTGACCCTCGAGCCAGGCGTCACGGACGAGGTCATCGAGGCGCGGCTCGCGGAGGCGCTGCTCCGGGCCGAGCTCCTCCGGCAGCCCGAGCCGTCGTCGAGCCGCTACGTGCTCGTGCCCGACGGCCCCCGCCGCTCCAAGCGCCGCTGACCGGCGCGCCCTTGCATGACGACGAAAAGGAGCTCCATCCGATGAGCGAGCTGCACCTCGATCCGAACGCGTCCCGCCTGACGATCCACACCCGAGCCGTGGGGATGCTCGCGCGCCTGGCGCACGACCTCGAGATCACGGCGTCCGAGCTGCGCGGTCGGGCGCGTCTCGACGGCGAGTCATGGACCGCCGAGCTCGAGATCCCCGTGGCCAGGCTCTCCGTCGCGGGGGTCCTGCGCGGCGATCGCGTCGATCCCGACGCGCTCTCCGCGGGAGATCGCGGCGACATCGAGCGGCGCCTGCGCGGCGAGGTGCTCGGGGGGACCGAGATCGTGACGGTGCGCGCCTCGGGAGCCACGCGTGACCGCGCCGAGGTGCGCGTCCAGGTCGCCTCGGGGAGCGCCGCCCTGGTGGCGCGGCTCTCCTCGCGCGATCGCGGCGACGGAGCGATCGGGGTGACGGGCACCTGTCAGCTGTCGATGGCTGCGCTCGGCGTGCGGGAGGTGAAGGGGCCGCTCGGCGCCTTCAAGGTGCGGGACGAGCTCGACGTCCTCTTCGATCTCACTCTGCGTCCGGCGGGCTAGGCGGCTCGGACGGGAGCTCGGGCGCCGCTTCGCCGCGCGGGCAGGCGCCGTGGACCTGGTAGGGCTTGCCGGCGAGCCGCTTCGCGAGCGAGGCCCCGCGCCAGGCGACGTACGCCTTGTTGAAGTCGAGCAGCTGGTCGGGGGCGAAGTAGGGGTTCTTCGTCTTGCCCAGCGTGACCAGCGTGAGCACCTGCTCCGCCACGCTCACGGGGCAGCCCTCGAGCCGGAGGGTGGTCTCGTTCCGGGCCATCGCGAGCTTGGTCGTCACCTTCACCATCTTCGCGAGGACGTCGTCGTGCTTCGCTGTGTAGGGGTCCCGCGCGCTCCGCTCCCGGTACAGGCTCTCGATGCTGACCAGCTGATCGCCGATCTTCCCTTTGTACGTCGCGCAGTCGCCGATGAAGATCACCTTCTCGCCCGGCTTCGCGTCGATGGGGCCGTCGTAGGCGCCGAACACGACGTGCATCCGCGGCATCTTCGCGTCGCACTCCTTGTCGTACTCGCGCAGGATCTCGATCGCCTCCTCGATGGCCCCTGGACAGCCGCCCCAGCAGTAGTCGGTGCGCTCGGGCTCGGGCGGAGAGCCCGCGTAGGCCGTGATGTTCGTGCCCTCGAAGTACTTCTCGACGCGGACGAGGCCCACCTTGAACCCCTTGGCCTTGTGCTTCGCCTCCTCGAGCGTCACGTCCCCCGCGATCTCGATGTCGCCGAGATCCATCGGGCCGAAGCCGCGCTCCGACGCCAGGCGGATGTGCTCGACGCTCCTCGGATCGACGCCGATGATCTGGCAGCAGACCGAGTCGAACGCGACCTGGTTGTTCCCCATGATGATGAGGCCCAGGTCGAACGGCGAGGGCGTGAGCATCCGGCCCTCGCCGGCGGTGATGGCGTCGATCGCGATGAACTGCGGCTGCACGATGTACTGGAGGTCGGCGACCTTCTCGTTCAGCCGGTGATCGTGATCGATGAGCCTGTGCCGATCGTCCTGGATCCCGATGTAGTTCTTCATCGAGAAGGTCACCGTGGTCCAGGGGTGCGATTTGAACTTGGGGCAGTTCACGAAGAAGTCGGCCCTCGCGACGGGCTCCGGCGTGAACACGTAGTCGCGCAGCCGGCCCTCGTGCGTGAGCGGGATCTCGACCTGCTGCTCTTCCTCGAAGTGGTAGTGCTTGACCCCGGTCCGGCGGAACATCGGGTAATAGCCGGCGCTCTCGTACGTCATGCGGGTCGGGAGCGTGATGCCGCACCGCTCCCCGACGGCGAGCTCTCTCACGCGCCCGTCGTCGCGATCCTTGAGCGCGCCGATCACCCCCTCGACGAACTCGGGCCGCGTGTACGCGTGCGGAAAGTGCGCGCCCGACGCGACGACGTTGGGCTTGATGAGCGTCCGGCCATGCGGGCGCAGCGAGAGCTCTTCGAGACCGCTGCGCACGATGCTGCGGATCTTCGCAACGTCATACGTCGAGCAGCGGCGCAGAATTACACGAGGGCGCGACGTAATTTTCATAGAAAGCCAGCGTATGGGTCGCGCTGAGCCATCGCAACTCTGGCCGCCGGACGAGCCACGCCGCGTTGCCCATGCAGAACGGCGTGGCGTTCGCTGCTGGACGGATCGTCGTGGCTCAGCCCGTGCGTTCGCCGCCGACGAGCCGCGCCAGCTCGGCGCGGACCTCGCGCGTCGCATCGATGAGCCGGCCTTCGAGCTCGTAGGTACGCTCACCGGGCGCTGCGCCGTTGGGCTCGGTGGGTGTGCGCAGGCGGCACCGGGCGACCTTCACCCGGATCGCCGTCCCCGTCGCTTGCAGCGAGCCCTCCACGCGCGCTCCGGGCGCCGAGGAGGCGGTCGAGTGGAGCCGCACGCGATCGCCGTCGAGCTCGACGAGCTCCGCCTCGCCGCCCTTGGACCAGGTGAGGTGCGATGTCATTCCGGCCTCCGCAGCCCGGCGCTCCGCCCGCGGGCGGCGCCGCCGCGGGCCCGCTCGATCGCCGCGCGGGCTTCGCGGGCGGCGTCCTTCTCTTTCAGGCTCTCGCGCTTGTCGACGGTCTTCTTCCCCTTCGCGAGGGCGATCTCGACCTTCACGCGGCCGTGCTTGAAATAGAGGCGGGTCGCGATCACGGTCATGCCCTCCCGCTCCACGCTCTTGCGGATCGTCTCGATCTCGCTCTCGTGCAGCAGCAGCTTGCGCGGGCGCTTCGCCTCGTGCCCGAAGGCGGCGCCGGGCATCACGGGGATGTTGACCCCCTTCAGGAACGCCTCTCCGTTCTCGATGGCGCACCAGCTGTCGGTGAGCTCGGCCGCGCCTTCGCGGAGCATCTTCACCTCGCTGCCGAGCAGCACCAACCCTGCCTCGAACCGATCGTCGAGGGTGTAGTCGAACGTCGCGCGCTTGTTGCGCACGATGAGCTTCTCCCCCTCTCGCTCTTTCTCTTTGCCAGCGCGGCTCACGCGGCCGCATAGCGCGCGCGCCGCCGCCTGTCCACACCGCTTCACGGGGCGGCGCGAGCGCGCCGCGGCTGCGCGCCGCTTCGCGCGGCGCGTCCCGCTGCGGTGGCGGCGTCATCGCTTGACGCCGATCGCCGCCGCTCGTCCAATGGTCCTTTCGCACGACCTGCCGTCGGCCTGGAGGACTCAGTGAATCGCGGACTGCGCTTTTCGGCCTGGCTCGGGGCGATCGTGGTCAGCTCTGCGCTGCTCCCCGCGTGCAGCTGCAGCTGCGGCGTCGCCGCGGACGGCGGCACCGTGGGCGGCGATGGGGGGTGGGGCGGCGACGGGCAAGGCGGCGACGGGCGGGGCGGCGGCGACGGGCAGGGCGGCGGCGATGGGCAGGGCGGCGACGGGCGGGGCGGCGGCGATGGGCAGGGCGGCGACGGGCGGGGCGGGGGCACGCAGACTCCCAGGCGCCTCGGGGCGACCGAGACGGTGACGGCCGGCGAGGTCGCGAGGAGCTCGCGCTACCGCATGGTGTTCACGCTCGGCCAGCCGACGCAGAACCAGGGCACGTCGACCTCACCCAAGGTTCGGATGCGAGGAGGGCTCATCGGAGCCAACGGGAGCTTGCCATGACGAGGAGCTGGTGATGCGGACGTCGATGATCGCGCGATGCATGACGGCATCCGCCCTGGCGGCGGGCGCGGTCATGGGCGCAGGGACCGCGGCTGCGGCGGTTCCGGCGACCATCACCCATCAGGGCCGGCTCTACGACGAGCGCGACGCGCCCATCAGCGCGACGCTCGATGTCGTGTTCGCCCTTTACGACGAGCGCGACGCTTCGACGCCCTTGTGGAGCGAGGTCCACTCGATCACGTTCGAGGACGGCTTCTTCTCGGTGCGCCTCGGCTCGATCGTCCCGTTCGAGGGAGCGATCTTCGACGGCGCCGAGCGGTACCTCGGCATCACCGTCGGTGACGATGTCGAGCTGGAGCCACGCGCGACGGTCGCGAGCGTTCCGTATGCGCTGCTTGCCGGCAATGTGAACGGCGACATCACGCCGACCTCGGTCACGGTGAACACCACGAGCGGCAACACGCTGGTGCTCGGCGAACGCGGGGTCATCGTGAACGGCGTCCTCGTGATCGACGAGAACGGCGAGTGGGTCGGCTCGCCGGCGGGGCTTCAGGGACCGCAAGGGCTGCCTGGGCCGATCGGTCCTGCCGGTGTAGCAGGCCCGCCTGGACCGACGGGCCCGGAGGGGAGGGTCGGTGCGACCGGGCCTGCGGGTGCTGCGGGTCCGACAGGGCCGGCCGGGCCGCCTGGAGCGGTCGGGCCAACGGGCGCCGCAGGTCCCATCGGGCTCACGGGGCCGGAAGGCGCGGCTGGCCCTAGAGGGCCGGAGGGCGCGGCAGGGCCCGCAGGTCCCATCGGGCCCACGGGGCCAGCAGGTCCGATGGGACCAGAGGGCCTGGTGGGCCCGATGGGGCCAGAGGGGCCGAGGGGACCAGAGGGGCCGGAGGGCCCGATGGGGCCAGAGGGGCCGATGGGCCCGAGGGGACCAGAAGGCCCGGAGGGCGCGATGGGGCCGGAGGGGCCGATGGGCCCGAGGGGACCAGATGGCCCGGAGGGCGCGATGGGACCGGAGGGGCCGATGGGCCCGAGGGGACCAGAAGGCCCGGTGGGCGCGATGGGACCGGAGGGGCCAATGGGCCCGCTCGGGCCCGAGGGGCCGATCGGTCCGATGGGACCAGCGGGTCCTGCCGGTTCGATAGGACCAGCGGGCCCTACCGGCCCGCAGGGATCCGTGGGCCCTACCGGCCCGCAGGGACCCGTGGGCCCTACCGGTCCGCAGGGACCACGCGGGTTTACCGGTCCTGCTGGTCCGACCGGGCCCCAGGGGGTCGTGCTGACGTTGACGGTCCAGGGCGTCGGTCCGTACTCCTCCCTGCCGGCCGGGAAGCCTGTCGACTTTTTCGGACCGACAGCGTTGGTGGCGGTCTCGTCGACGAGCCAGTCCATCTACGCGACCGCGCATCGGTACCTGGGCACAGACGGCTCGCCCGCGGACACCCTCAAGCTCTACATGTGCTACCAGCGGGTTCGTTCCGGGCCGTCTGGCACGGTGCTCGACGAGGTCCAGGCGGTCGGCCTCGGTATGGCAGGCGGCCGGCTTCCCGCGGAGACCCGCGTCTCCTTCGGGCTCAGCGCCGTCATCACCGGCCTCGCCGCGGGCACCTACAACATCGGGATGTGCGGCCAGACCTTCAGCCCGAACTGGACCAGCAACGACTACGGCTACCTCTCGATCGTCCTCGTCAACGGCTAGCCGCAGCGCCTGCCGGGCGCGCCCGAGCGTCGTGCGCACCCCGCCCCCGGGTCCCTCGCCACGTGCCCTGATAATTCGACGGCGCAGAACGCAATGCTGCGGCGCGCTCGGTCGGCGCGCCCCCCTCGTACGATCGTCCGCGACGATGGGCTGAAAGGGGGCTAAACACTCGCGGTTTTCACGCGGGCGTGTCCACTCCGGACGGCGTCCCCGCGGGTTCACCCTACCGCGCCTCCTATGCACTCGATCTCTC comes from Sorangium aterium and encodes:
- a CDS encoding ABC transporter ATP-binding protein — encoded protein: MSPDAPVVVLEGVRARDGAGEEGRPRGGLSGLSLALGPGVHAVLGAPEDGTLALAEVLAGRAAPLAGRVLVAGRDPRRSAATRAQIGVLAATPELPDGASVASCISVALRARGAPAIGAAALLEPLGVAPLLARRAASLSFSEARAVELSLALGVPRPLLLCLVEPFADVAVPSPEPVRERLRALAAAGACVVLVTSSTVDAISLADRIHVLDRGVIARTEPGAGERLAAAPGAAPPDAGRPEVEIHVLVHERAPDAPGARALAAALASAPAVRAGAWEQGPAEASSTLRIRAADRDAAALAILDAAAREDVTLIAISSPPPSMHDVRAATALHLAAVRSRRPFGAPAIEGAAPLPGAPQGPFAVAAFDAPAPPGPAAPPSRPSDGPSAPAGEPLSAPGDAAFGGRIGADPPGADGSPRAAETGRHDGG
- a CDS encoding DUF362 domain-containing protein — translated: MRSGLEELSLRPHGRTLIKPNVVASGAHFPHAYTRPEFVEGVIGALKDRDDGRVRELAVGERCGITLPTRMTYESAGYYPMFRRTGVKHYHFEEEQQVEIPLTHEGRLRDYVFTPEPVARADFFVNCPKFKSHPWTTVTFSMKNYIGIQDDRHRLIDHDHRLNEKVADLQYIVQPQFIAIDAITAGEGRMLTPSPFDLGLIIMGNNQVAFDSVCCQIIGVDPRSVEHIRLASERGFGPMDLGDIEIAGDVTLEEAKHKAKGFKVGLVRVEKYFEGTNITAYAGSPPEPERTDYCWGGCPGAIEEAIEILREYDKECDAKMPRMHVVFGAYDGPIDAKPGEKVIFIGDCATYKGKIGDQLVSIESLYRERSARDPYTAKHDDVLAKMVKVTTKLAMARNETTLRLEGCPVSVAEQVLTLVTLGKTKNPYFAPDQLLDFNKAYVAWRGASLAKRLAGKPYQVHGACPRGEAAPELPSEPPSPPDAE
- the smpB gene encoding SsrA-binding protein SmpB — encoded protein: MSRAGKEKEREGEKLIVRNKRATFDYTLDDRFEAGLVLLGSEVKMLREGAAELTDSWCAIENGEAFLKGVNIPVMPGAAFGHEAKRPRKLLLHESEIETIRKSVEREGMTVIATRLYFKHGRVKVEIALAKGKKTVDKRESLKEKDAAREARAAIERARGGAARGRSAGLRRPE
- a CDS encoding collagen-like protein; translation: MTASALAAGAVMGAGTAAAAVPATITHQGRLYDERDAPISATLDVVFALYDERDASTPLWSEVHSITFEDGFFSVRLGSIVPFEGAIFDGAERYLGITVGDDVELEPRATVASVPYALLAGNVNGDITPTSVTVNTTSGNTLVLGERGVIVNGVLVIDENGEWVGSPAGLQGPQGLPGPIGPAGVAGPPGPTGPEGRVGATGPAGAAGPTGPAGPPGAVGPTGAAGPIGLTGPEGAAGPRGPEGAAGPAGPIGPTGPAGPMGPEGLVGPMGPEGPRGPEGPEGPMGPEGPMGPRGPEGPEGAMGPEGPMGPRGPDGPEGAMGPEGPMGPRGPEGPVGAMGPEGPMGPLGPEGPIGPMGPAGPAGSIGPAGPTGPQGSVGPTGPQGPVGPTGPQGPRGFTGPAGPTGPQGVVLTLTVQGVGPYSSLPAGKPVDFFGPTALVAVSSTSQSIYATAHRYLGTDGSPADTLKLYMCYQRVRSGPSGTVLDEVQAVGLGMAGGRLPAETRVSFGLSAVITGLAAGTYNIGMCGQTFSPNWTSNDYGYLSIVLVNG